The following DNA comes from Artemia franciscana unplaced genomic scaffold, ASM3288406v1 Scaffold_1482, whole genome shotgun sequence.
attgcataacaaattaaattttggtgAAATGTTTGACACTGCTGGACGTAAGActtcttttaacattttctagCGATGAACGACGAACGAAAGgagagaaatataaaagaaagataaataaatatcttttgatgatttatttattagatagcaatatacatatacatatgaAGACATAtagctttagaatttgtttagaaacatacaaaaatacaaaattaaaaatttcattgcATTTAATATAGTTACAATCATTATATGTCCTACTTTTCATCAAActgtattttttacaataaaaaaaataagccagATTCCAATAAAATTAGCCAAGAATTAAGCCGGCGAGTAAATTCAAGAATTTTCTGGTCAGTGTCCATCAAAACAAGACAGACTGGTGGAAAATAAACCAATATAGTAATACTGAGATGAGCGTCAATACTGTAAAATcccatatttaaatatttaagtttagaATCTCTcgcgaccccatttggggtcgcgacccatagtttaagaaggGATGATCTAAatctttaatttattataataggCCTAAAGATATACAATTTTCAGGTGGATATATGGTCGCTAGGAATTACAGCGATCGAGCTGTCTCAACGTGAGCCACCCTTTTTTAGACAACCCGAAATGGAATTCATTGAACATATGTCAGATGTGTTTTTGGGTGGTGATTACAAGCTGGACTATAAATTCACGATGgactttcataattttataaaaagatgTCTGATCGGAAACCCGCATAGACGACCAAGTGCGGAAGAATTATTGAATGATCCTTTCATTAAAGGATCCAGTGACAAACAGTATTTAAAAAGTCTCCTGATTCAAAACCATGACTTTCGAGGAGAGCTATAGAGGAGAGCTACATATAATAGTGATAATTTTATTTGACCTGGTGTtcacaaacttttgaaatttgttgGTTTTAACTGCATTATAAATCATTGATCTTAATAAACATATAGCATGTCGCCTAACCTTATCGCATCGCTTAGTAATAACCATAGTAATGAAGTCTTGGAAATAAGGataatatagaataatttttataatatttttgttattttaatacAATGACATTACATGACACAATACacataataataaacattatatGACACAGAGGATGAGGCCTACGGGGGTACCTCTTTAAAAAAGACGCGCCACTAGCCTTGACCTCTTGGGTGGTGTGGAACAAAGGCTTCTTTTCCaggtttaattttcaaatcccTTAAGATATTTGCCTGTACAGCAGTGGAGCCAGTCAACATTGGTTTtggaaaattccattttcaccTGAGCAATCATACTTAAAAtttgggttgaaaaaaaaacaatatcttaAAAGTGTCAAtaatgcaaataataataaaaaatactctAATCTAATTGACTCAAAGACGCTGCATATTATCaactaaaaatgtatttttttttttttagtttgattgaCTATATGCCTACATTGTATGACTATATATGATATTGCACTATCAGgaaaatgacaacaaaattatcaaaaattaaatctttcctttttGTTTGTCTCCTTCAAGAAAGCATCTGAGCAGAATATGATCTCTTTTCCCAGGATGCTCTCTTTTATAAGGGAATTCTATAGGCTGACTACCTGATTGGAGAATTTGTTTTGTAACCTGGTAATAGTGTGCTTTCAGTAGAGTAACTTGGCAACTTCATGCTTTTATCATACCTCTTCTGAgcaaaaaacctatttttttctgagcaaaagaaccaaaatttttcgttttgtcAACATCACATTTTCAGTTGATAATCCTCGATAAATACATGATGTTTTTGCTTGATTATCGGAAGAGAGTGTTAACTAAAATGGTGcctgcttgtttgttattttggcTGTAgcgtacaaaaaagaaaagaaatagaattgTTTATAGGTAAAAGAATACGAACTTGCAAAGAATTTCAAGTGTATTTGCAGATAGTTGTCTTCGAGAAAGAGCAACTCCCAAAAATACCGTACAGATTGTAAAAAGAAATTAGTATAAAGTAAATAGTTTAGCAAATTTAGTTTATAACTAATATAGCTATAACTATAGTTTATAACTATAGGAAGGGATGCTGCTTAAGGAAAAATGAATCAGGATGTGCTTGTCCACGTGGGTTTACTGGTAGCAAATGTCAGCATGGTGAGTTTAGCCCATCTATTAGCACACTTAAATGTAGGCTTAATTACTACCTTGGACCCAAATCCAATATTAACACCCCTGTCAAATggcaaatattttaattctgtTATAGAATCcggagaaaaaagagaaaaggctTTAAAAATGTTAGTACTCAGTACTTTTTAGTACTGACAGTACAGTACAGTCAGTACTTTTTATAATGTTTAGTACTGTAGCACTTGCTCAGAGTTGCTAAAATAGCACGAAAAAGTATTTAAGCacttaaaatcaatatttttttctatagtacTGAAAGTCGCTGTGAAGCCCGCAAAAACATTCTGCAGTTGTTAGGACGGTCACTTGTACCTGGGTCTTTATTTTATAGGTTTCAACAAAGCAAATAGCTAGAGAGAAAGCTGACCCACTAACGATATATCACAATTTTGTCCCGCTTGGTCGTGGCGGCTTTAGTACCGTTTTTAAAGCACAGGACAAGTTTACCAACGAAACGGTCGCAATCAAGATTGTTGATGTTGAACAACCTCACCGATCAAGTGAGAAGATCTACAGGGAAGTTGAAGCATTGGCCAAGTTACAGTCACCATACTTCCCTAAATTCTATGGATCGTACCGCAGAGTGAGTTATTGCATGATGCTCTTTTATTACTAAATTAGGCTAAGGTGGTGCAATTATTctctaaaatcttgaaaataattatttttggtgTTTCATTTTTACCCAAGCAAAAATTTTGCCaacactttgaaaaatactatGAGGGCTTATAGAAATAATGTATCAAAAATGTCTTATCCCATCGTCCACATTCctctgaattgttgtaatctaaagaaaactaaaacatttttttgtttataatttagcaaaaaaaaaaaattaaattttgtaagaGAAAGTGATTTGCGTTTAACCCTTGAAACCTTTTACATTTCCATGTTTATCCGGtgaaaacttttctttatcAGAACGGAGAAAACGAAAGCCACCTATATCCGTGGGGCACCGACAGTCCTCAAATTCAAGAAACATTTGTCTACTGTCACAAGATCTAAATCCTGATGAGATCTAAATCCTACACTGTAACCAAATTGATTTtcaaagggggaggggtaatatttctaaaattgaaattgggtATTTAGCGATAGATAAACCCAGCTGAGagccccatatatatatatatatatatatatatatatatatatatatatatatatatatatatatatatatatatatatatatatatatatatatatatatatagaaaaaacagAGTATACAATGTTTCCTCATATAGTCTCTGTACTTAAGAGAATTtctcaaacagtttgtggtgaCCGCATATGCTTTCCCCTTGCAAGTGTTACACTTGTTCGAGGATAAGATCATGCAGACAAATCAGGTATGGTGTTGTAGACCCCTTTGACATACTGCTGAACTGCTTAGGATAAATTAGTGGTCCAATTTTAACTATGAACTATTgacatttaaataaattttgtgccACGGCAACTGCCACCCTTAAAAGAGAGGTTTAGTACACTGTACAATAGCATCTAGAGCCATATACCGAGTAGTGGAGGAAAAATACGGTTTGACCTCGGgttttttacaccaaaatgttcaTAAAAATCAGCTCTCAGAAATCAAGTTTTTCGTACCCCAGTAGGCTATCAATCTTCACCTTCACGGaacggggggggggaagtaaaGTACGCAGGTCATTATTTGCTGGATTCCTGCGGCTAAAGAatcattttatatcaaattaAATACCGGATTGCCAGATAGGtcaaaaagcagttttttttttactatttaacgCATTTTCACCTCTGAAGGGCCTGTAATATGAGGGGTTGATAAGTATAACACCTTGAAAAACCACTTCTTTAATCTAGATCAAAACTTCAGGTCAATCAGTTATAAAAAGGATGCGAAGTTGAAAAGGATGCATAGTCGATGCGAAGTTGCTCCAAACCAATGattataaaattctgtttttttttggcatcaCATGTGTTAAATTGGTTTCCTGTCACTAAAGAATATAACTCATAGAAAATAGCACTTTCGATGCACGTCTCAAAGGGTATAAGTTCCTAAAAGTGTCCATAGTTAGGACTAAGGGCGAGTCTCACTCCAACATTTATAAAATACATTACGATTACTAGCACAAAAACGAAGAAATGGTTTTAAAAGATCCATaaggaatttttcgtgggggaagagaataTTCCTACTTTGACCGAGTGATTATTCTCTTCTTTGATAAATGTGTTCTGATCTTTATTTGTAGGACCAAAAACTTTGGATAATAATGGAGTTCATCAATGGAAGCTCAGCTATGGATTTGATGATGAGAGGCCCAGTCGACGAGTTCTATATCAGAATCATACTCCGGGAAGTTCTGAAGGGCATCAATTACCTCCACAGCAATAACTTGATCCATAGGGACATCAaaggtttgtttctttttacttgcctaaaaataagaataattatagttattaatctattaatcctaatattaatataatagtTATTAATCACAGGGTGATAAACCTCTTTGCAATAGTGTTCACATTAATTTTGTAATAGATTGTAAAAAATCAAATCTCGCATTCCTTACTTTTCTTCGTCTAATATTCtacgatcactggttcgatacgaccactcctgggaaaaaaagagtcaaataaacacacacctgtgatctttcttgtggcaaGAGTTtcttatagtttcggttactattgagtcatatcactccttacttatagtttgttaccattaactgtttgattagtacTCACTATACATTAGCGTTAgaatttctaaaataactaaaaattttgcGTTTTATTGAGAGAAATAACCAATTTCCGGAGTTCATActatggtgttttttttttcatttcgagTAACTAAAGGgttcttttttctacaattaaaaattgtatattccTCACTATTGATATAATAGCTTGTGAAATCAATGTGTGACCTGATAAATTAATCCTTAATTGTGTATGCTATTCAATGACTCTGCGGCTATTAATGCTATTAATGCTTgcggctaattttttttataccaatattAGTGCAGGCAGGAGAAGCTTCCCACTCCAGGGTAAAGCAATTCCTAAAATGTccatattgacaagaaatgcaTCAGATACTTGTTCAGCATTTGTGCTCACCTTCtcttaagggtgactagatttgctctccaaagaagggaaatgtaaggcacTTTACCCCCATTGAAGATAATGCTTAGGCActtttttttgaactgcctctattctgtccgACAATTCATTGGAgatgccaggatgccaaacAGGACAAGCGTATTTGGGGGTAGGACGTACAAAAGAGATAAAAATCCTCAAACAATGCACACTCGAGGTTGCTCCATGAAATAGTCATGGATCAACCATTCCATTCCTTAGGCTGTGTTTTGTGAGTGAGTACGTGGGCgagagaaagagggagagagagagaaagcgTATTCGGGGGTAGGACgtacaaaagagagaaaaatcctCAAACAATGCATGTTTGAGATTACTCCATGAAATAGTCATGGAGCAACCATTCCATTCCTTAGGCTGTGTTTTTTGAGTGAGTACGTgagcgagagagagagggatagagagagagagaaagagagactaAAGCGTGGCGGAGAGTTGAATAGATCTTTCCATAAATTATCGATTTGGGATAGATCATACCTCGATTTGGTCGTcattttcaagaagaaaaagttaaatTGAACAAATTATTGGAAAATACCAACAAAAGGGCCTTTAATTGGCCCTTTTGTTGGTTGGCcctcaatttttcttaaattgacttaagaaaaaaattcaaccgGAATCGTCTGCAAGAAACATTCCGTATGGAATTCTGAGCTAGAATGGAATTATCTGGAGGAATTTCTCTGGCAAGGGAGGGGGTAATTTATGTGGAAACAACCTCtcgtgggggggggagaattgtCCATGGAAATGGAGCAAGTTtgctagcattatttaaaatcgATCTGTaattcaataacaaaaacaagtttttttccaattgaaagtaaggggcattaaaaaatagtattattaaGACAAACACACATGATTATTAGGCAATAAATAGGAGCTAATTAGCGTTAATACAAGCTTTTTGAACCAACTTCTTGTCATTTCAATTATCCGTTTCTGTAATACAAGTGTAAGGTTAAAAGCAAGGAAAACACACTTAAATCATTTATTTCGGCTTTTTTTTCCGACAGACGGGACTACGGCTTGGCGGTCATTATATTTGCAATAGTGTATTTTATTCTAATATAACTATTAagggtatttttttaaatttttaataagtaaTTTTAAGGATATTTTTTAGGATTAGTTAATGTTACTTTGGTTTATCCCTAATTATGTTATCCTAACATAATTGGCAAATAATTAATTGCGATTTTCgaaaatttaaaagcaaaattacctgtttttacttttagctGCCAATATTCTAATTGGCGGTAATGGAGAGGTGAAAATCGGGGACCTAGGCGGTATCATTGAAGCAACTGATAGTCAATGGATATCTGGACAGGACACAATGTATGGTACACGACTATGGTTATCGCCAGAACAACTGTTTAATTCTCGCTACAACAAAAAGGTATTTATTGATTCTcttgaataataaatataatgttCACACAGTTTTGCAACCTTGAGCAAGTGGCCAATATCAAAATAGTAAATGCAAATACATTTTACGTACAGGGAGTTTTTGTGGCAAAATGCAAAAATACACTGAGACCTGGTGCTATATCTTCGTCTGAGATCTGATTGATCTCAAAAAGCCGATGAATGATTGATCTGACATAAACAACcataaaacacttttttggcCATCATCTATCATGCGTAAAAGCTATTAATACGGCTATATTGTCATTCAAAAAGACTCTTGCAGTTATAAAAcgttataataaaaatacatggAACATTGTTTATAATCAATCAAGAATTATAATCAATACTTGAAGTGTCCCTTTCTCTTTtaagatagttattttttttttttttttttattttatttttttttttttagcaacatCTATGAGTTTTGTGGAAGCCACAAGGCAATTCCATCATCAAGGGTAATATTTGCTCCAGGTCTCAGCCGTCTCAGGGATTTttattctggggggggggtcaaagaaaaactttaaatgcacaccagagaacaaaaatggTCAAAAATAAAGTTGTCATAAACCGagtgttttacttttaatttactaATCTGCTATAGACTTTGGTTTATCCCTTGCTTCTTTCTGTCTTCTTCGCTACAAtataatgatttttaattaaaatgagtTTCAACTAGCCTGATTTTTCTCGAATGCCGTCTTTATAAATggattttatggcacttggtattaaccaagtgacatatagcgattttCTCCCAAGTTGTTTCCAATTTTCTCCCTTTGTTTTCTCCCAAGTTGGGAGGCGAGATTTTAGATCGTTAGGCTccaaaatatttagattttcGTTGTGTTCTCTGTCATTATCATAGTTTTCGTCAAAATAatgctatttttgtattttttctcaaatttttaatccTCATCTCTTACGCAAAATCCGTCCACTATTTGGACggtttaaacataaaaaaaaaataaaatgaatataaaagaaatatcaaaaagcttttgattttcttatggGTGAAAAATCACCGATCTTATGGGATTAATCACCGACTTGAACGTGATTTTTCTTCGTACCCGTCCCTTTGTATTAATCACGTAATCACATTGAACGTCCGTTTGATCCTCCATGCTATGAGGttaattttgaatgaaagtCATAGAGCGGGAAACATGCCACGTAATTTTAATGCAGTTTGGGTCAGTTTTATCGTGTAATCTATATTAGATTATAAAAGCCTAAGTGGTACACAGGTTTGTAGAATTTACGACGCGTTGTCTTATGGAAATGGTTATCAGAATAAACCTCTGCGTTTCAAACCTAAACGAATAAATTTGTTGGGagggagaaaacaaaacaaaaaaggactgtttttggtcttttaaaGATCCTTCGCTTTTTCGATTTATCGCTTAGGTTAGATAATTAccaattgtggcaaagaatttCTGGAAATACCTCTAAAGTTAATTATAAATGTTTATGTCTTCTGCAAATACCTAatcataatattaaaatattaataatttatttaagaaacagaaaatttgtataaaaatttaagtCAAAATAGTCGATGCGAAGTTGCTCCAAACCAATGattataaaattctgtttttttttggcatcaCATGTGTTAAATTCGTTTCCTGTCACTAAAGAATATAACTCATAGAAAATAGCACTTTCGATGCACGTCTCAAAGGGTATAAGTTCCTAAAAGTGTCCATAGTTAGGACTAAGGGCGAGTCTCACTCCAACATTTATAAAATACATTACGATTACTAGCACAAAAACGAAGAAATGGTTTTAAAAGATCCATAAGAAATTTTTCGTGGAGGAAGAGAATATTCCTACTTTGACCGAGtgattattttcttgtttgatAAATATGTTCCGATAGAGCtcataatttttgtaaatataatagacaatttttcaactttttgcggaatttttgttttagatttttgtatGCTTCTAAACGAATTCTAAAGCTTTGTACTTCCATATGTAAATGCATATTTTTACCTAATAACTAAGTCatcaaaaaacatttatttgtccttcttttatatttttatggggTCAATAGGAAACTCCCAATCATTAACGGGGTCGtgaatgaaaaaagtttaagaagtcCTGATTTAGATGATAGGATTGACAAAGTAAATTGGGGCTTAAcatattaacaaaagaaaattctcgCCGTTTTAGCTTGATCGAATATATTCGAACGCAGTCTGTGAGTGGTTcagattaaattaaagtaaaaggaaaaactttAGTGAGATGGGCTTGCTTGTTTCTTATTgcataacaaattaaattttggtgAAATGTTTGACGCTGCTGGACGTAAGActtcttttaacattttctagCGATGAACGACGAACGAAAGgagagaaatataaaagaaagataaataaatatcttttgatgatttatttattagatagcaatatacatatacatatgaAGACATAtagctttagaatttgtttagaaacatacaaaaatacaaaattaaaaatttcattgcATTTAATATAGTTACAATCATTATATGTCCTACTTTTCATCAAACtgcattttttacaataaaaaaaataagccagATTCCAATAAAATTAGCCAAGAATTAAGCCGGCGAGTAAATTCAAGAATTTTCTGGTCAGTGTCCATCAAAACAAGACAGACTGGTGGAAAATAAACCAATATAGTAACACTGAGATGAGCGTCAATACTGTAAAATcccatatttaaatatttaagtttagaATCTCtcgcgacccatagtttaagaaggGATGATCTAAATCtctaatttattataatagGCCTAAAGATATACAATTTTCAGGTGGATATATGGTCGCTAGGAATTACAGCGATCGAGCTGTCTCAACGTGAGCCACCCTTTTTTAGACAACCCGAAATGGAATTCATTGAACATATGTCAGATGTGTTTTTGGGTGGTGATTACAAGCTGGACTATAAATTCACGATGgactttcataattttataaaaagatgTCTGATCGGAAACCCGCATAGACGACCAAGTGCGGAAGAATTATTGAATGATCCTTTCATTAAAGGATCCAGTGACAAACAGTATTTAAAAAGTCTCCTGATTCAAAACCATGACTTTCGAGGAGAGCTATAGAGGAGAGCTACATATAATAGTGATAATTTTATTTGACCTGGTGTtcacaaacttttgaaatttgttgGTTTTAACTGCATTATAAATCATTGATCTTAATAAACATATAGCATGTCGCCTAACCTTATCGCATCGCTTAGTAATAACCATAGTAATGAAGTCTTGGAAATAAGGataatatagaataatttttataatattttttgttattttaatacAATGACATTACATGACACAATACacataataataaacattatatGACACAGAGGATGAGGCCTACGGGGGTACCTCTTTAAAAAAGACGCGCCACTAGCCTTGACCTCTTGGGTGGTGTGGAACAAAGGCTTCTTTTCCaggtttaattttcaaatcccTTAAGATATTTGCCTGTACAGCAGTGGAGCCAGTCAACATTGGTTTtggaaaattccattttcaccTGAGCAATCATACTTAAAAtttgggttgaaaaaaaaacaatatcttaAAAGTGTCAAtaatgcaaataataataaaaaatactctAATCTAATTGACTCAAAGTTGATAATATGATACATATTATCaactaaaaatgtattttttttttttttagtttgattgaCTATATGCCTACATTGTATGACTATATATGATATTGCACTATCAGgaaaatgacaacaaaattatcaaaaattaaatctttcctttttGTTTGTCTCCTTCAAGAAAGCATCTGAGCAGAAGATGATCTCTTTTCCCAGGATGCTCTCTTTTATAAGGGAATTCTATAGGCTGACTACCTGATTGGAGAATTTGTTTTGTAACCTGGTAATAGTGTGCTTTCAGTAGAGTAACTTGGCAACTTCATGCTTTTATCATACCTCTTCTGAgcaaaaaacctatttttttctgagcaaaagaaccaaaatttttcgttttgtcAACATCACATTTTCAGTTGATAATCCTCGATAAATACATGATGTTTTTGCTTGATTATCGGAAGAGAGTGTTAACTAAAATGGTGcctgcttgtttgttattttggcTGTAgcgtacaaaaaagaaaagaaatagaattgTTTATAGGTAAAAGAATACGAACTTGCAAAGAATTTCAAGTGTATTTGCAGATAGTTGTCTTCGAGAAAGAGCAACTCCCAAAAATACCGTACAGATTGTAAAAAGAAATTAGTATAAAGTAAATAGTTTAGCAAATTTAGTTTATAACTAATATAGCTATAACTATAGTTTATAACTATAGGAAGGGATGCTGCTTAAGGAAAAATGAATCAGGATGTGCTTGTCCACGTGGGTTTACTGGTAGCAAATGTCAGCATGGTGAGTTTAGCCCATCTATTAGCACACTTAAATGTAGGCTTAATTACTACCTTGGACCCAAATCCAATATTAACACCCCTGTCAAATggcaaatattttaattctgtTATAGAATCcggagaaaaaagagaaaaggctTTAAAAATGTTAGTACTCAGTACTTTTTAGTACTGACAGTACAGTACAGTCAGTACTTTTTATAATGTTTAGTACTGTAGCACTTGCTCAGAGTTGCTAAAATAGCACGAAAAAGTATTTAAGCacttaaaatcaatatttttttctatagtacTGAAAGTCGCTGTGAAGCCCGCAAAAACATTCTGCAGTTGTTAGGACGGTCACTTG
Coding sequences within:
- the LOC136042558 gene encoding serine/threonine-protein kinase 24-like gives rise to the protein MNQDVLVHVGLLVANVSMVSTKQIAREKADPLTIYHNFVPLGRGGFSTVFKAQDKFTNETVAIKIVDVEQPHRSSEKIYREVEALAKLQSPYFPKFYGSYRRDQKLWIIMEFINGSSAMDLMMRGPVDEFYIRIILREVLKGINYLHSNNLIHRDIKAANILIGGNGEVKIGDLGGIIEATDSQWISGQDTMYGTRLWLSPEQLFNSRYNKKVDIWSLGITAIELSQREPPFFRQPEMEFIEHMSDVFLGGDYKLDYKFTMDFHNFIKRCLIGNPHRRPSAEELLNDPFIKGSSDKQYLKSLLIQNHDFRGEL